The genomic segment CGTGATCCAGCTGATCGACCTGCGCCATCCGCCTACCGCGCTAGACATTTCCATGTACGAGTGGCTGTCCCACTACGGCATTCCGCTATGCGTCGTCGGCACCAAAGCCGACAAGCTATCGCGCAATCAGGTGGCCAAGCACGGGCGTATCATGCGGGAGACGCTAGGCATGCCGAAGGGGGCGCCGCTCGTTTTGTTTTCATCGGAGACCGGAGAGGGTAGAGATGATTTATGGCGCATTATCGCCCACGCCGCTGATATTCCCACTGCTTCCCCTCCTGAATCGCAGCATGAACGGCAGGAAACCGAGGATAACGGTTAATTATGCGGTCCAATGCCGGGAGGAATCGATTTTTACGGCTTTTTTCGGCTAAATCGGGTTTTGTTGAGAAGATAAGATCGAGCCGAGTGTCGTATAATTAAAAAGGCAAGGAATCATCACCTTCGTGAACAAAATGGAATTGAGGAGATTTTTATGGCTAAGCGGGTAGCCACAGAGTATGTAAACGCCAGTCTGACATTGACAGAAGCCGAGATGCGAAGCTTAACCTCCCTGTGCGGAACGCAGCAGCTGCGCCAGCAGATTTTCGTGCTGGAGAACGGCAACCAAGAAATGGTTCTAGAAGACGAAGCTGGCGGCGAGACGATCCGCTTGACGTTCGAGCGTCGCGGCGGCCGCTACCGTTGCTCTTTATCCTGCAGAGTCGTCCAGCCCGGTCTTACCGACGCGCTGCGCAAGATGGTGTCCTCGTTCAAGGGGGATGCCGTCGTCAACCGTATTTATCCCGGTTTTACGATGGTTTATCATTACTTAGGCGGCAAGGTCGTGCGTATCGTCGAGTGCAAGGGCGACGCCATCCGCACCGTTTTCGAGCACGAGAGCGCTTTGTCGGCGATGGAGTCCCGTTACAAGCTGTGCGCGGTCGAAGAAGAGATTGCGATCGTACGCGGCGCCGTCAACGAACTGCTCGATCTGCGCAACGCCCTTACGGACGCAGACCGCATCGCGGAGATCGACGAGCGGCTGAGGCATCACAGCCGATTGCTGTTCGCGCTTGAAGCTTAATCTACCTATACGAATCCAGTGAGGAACCTGCCTTAGTCCAAGGCGGGTTTTTTATTATGACGGGCGTGCATGTACGAGGGCTCCTTTTCGTGATATTTTGCTTAAAAAAGTAGTTGCAATTCAACCCGATAGATGTTATTTTTAGTTTCGTTGACAAAACAATAGGAACCAGGATTCACTCAGGAATGGAATGCGATTGTTTTGCAGATTCCCTCGAGAAGTGAATGACGTAGGTCCTAGCGGATGAAATCAGCTTCACATTTTATTCCTAGGAAGGGGGAACCGAACAGTGGAATACTCTACTTTCGGACGGCACGTTGCGGTTGATACCTGGGGGGTCGATTTCGATCTTCTGAACAGCGCTGAACTTCTCCAATCGCACATGGTGGAGGCAGCCGAAGCTTGCGGAGCAACCGTTCTCTCGGTTCAAGCCAAACAATTCGAGCCGCAAGGCGCGACGGTTCTCGTTATGCTGTCGGAGAGCCATCTCTCCATTCACACGTATCCTGAGCGGGGTTTTGCCGCAATCGATTGCTACACCTGCGGCGAGACGGTCGATCCGCAGCTCGCGATCGACTACATGGTTAGTGTACTTAAGCCAAAGAACACATACGCCAAGAAGCTGATTCGCGGCGTCGGCGAGATGCAGGTCGAAGAGCCTGCTATCAAACAAGCCGAACTGGTGTAAG from the Cohnella hashimotonis genome contains:
- the yihA gene encoding ribosome biogenesis GTP-binding protein YihA/YsxC, with the protein product MKIKSSEFIISAVGPKQYPVDGLPEIALAGRSNVGKSSLINRLLLRRNLARTSSQPGKTQQLNYYKINDEMYFVDVPGYGYAKVSKSEREAWGRMIENYLRQREELKLVIQLIDLRHPPTALDISMYEWLSHYGIPLCVVGTKADKLSRNQVAKHGRIMRETLGMPKGAPLVLFSSETGEGRDDLWRIIAHAADIPTASPPESQHERQETEDNG
- a CDS encoding non-ribosomal peptide synthetase module, whose protein sequence is MAKRVATEYVNASLTLTEAEMRSLTSLCGTQQLRQQIFVLENGNQEMVLEDEAGGETIRLTFERRGGRYRCSLSCRVVQPGLTDALRKMVSSFKGDAVVNRIYPGFTMVYHYLGGKVVRIVECKGDAIRTVFEHESALSAMESRYKLCAVEEEIAIVRGAVNELLDLRNALTDADRIAEIDERLRHHSRLLFALEA
- the speD gene encoding adenosylmethionine decarboxylase is translated as MEYSTFGRHVAVDTWGVDFDLLNSAELLQSHMVEAAEACGATVLSVQAKQFEPQGATVLVMLSESHLSIHTYPERGFAAIDCYTCGETVDPQLAIDYMVSVLKPKNTYAKKLIRGVGEMQVEEPAIKQAELV